The sequence below is a genomic window from Nostoc flagelliforme CCNUN1.
TGCGAGTCGATTTCGCTGTTGATGCTTTAGCCGACAACAAGTTCAGCGCCTCAGCCAGAGTTATATTTTCTACCGTTTGACCTTCTGGGATACTCACATTAGTTTTGCCATGCTTGATGTAAGGGCCATAAGGGCCATCGTAGATGTTAATTGTTTCTCCATCATCTGGATGTGTACCCAATTCGCGTAAAGCTGCCTTGGACTTGCTGTTTGTAGAACTACGTCCTTTTTTGGGTTCCGACAATAATTCTAATGCACGTTCTAAGCTAATTGTCAATACATTATCAGCCGCTTTTAGAGAACGGTAGTCTTTCCCCTCCTTACCCTGGTCATGAACCACATAAGGACCAAAGCGCCCCAAACTTGCTTGGATTTTGCCGCCAGTACCTGGATGAACTCCCAATGTCCGGGGTAGTGCCAACAGACCAACAGCCATTTCCAGGGTAACGGTTTCTGGGGTGACACCTTTGAGTAGGGAGGCTTGTTTAGGTTTGGGGTTTTCGTCGGTTTTATCACCCAATTGGACATAAGGCCCATAAGCACCAATTTTCACATAAATCGGTTCGCCAGTTTCGGGATGCCGGCCTACCTGGTCAGGTCCTGTGATTTTTTGTCGCAGCAATACTTCTACCTGTTTGGGGTCGAGGTCGGCTGGTGTCAATTCTTTGGGAATTGAAGCGGTGATAACCCCTTCACCATTTTCAACTTCAATGTAGGGGCCATATTTCCCAATGCGGACTTTGGCATCTAGATTCTCCAGTTCTACAGTCCTAGCTTTGGTAGCATCAATTTGACTTTCCTGTTCTTTTACCAGGGTTTCTAGCCCTTTCTCTCCCAGATAGAATTGCTGCAAGTAGGGTAGCCATTTTGCTTCACCTGTAGAAATGTCATCAAGGGTTTGCTCCATCTTCGAGGTAAAACTAGGATCAACAATGTCTGGGAAATGTTTTTCCAGTAAATCGGTGACGGCGAAAGCGGTGAAGGTGGGAATAAGAGCGTTACTCACCAAATGGGCATAACCTTTGTCGATGATTGTGCCAATGATACTGGCGTAAGTACTGGGACGACCGATACCTTCACTTTCTAAGGTTTTCACCAAAGAAGCTTCGGTGTATCTAGCTGGCGGTTGGGTTTCGTGCCCAACTGCTTCCAGTTCTGTGCAATTCGGATGATCTCCCACTTTCAGATTCGGCAAAATCACTTCCTGGTCTTCCAGTGCTGCTTCTGGGTCATCTGAACCTTCGACGTAGGCACGTAAGTATCCTGGAAATTCAATCCGTTTGCCAGAAGAACGGAATCCAGCATCCTCGACTTGCAATTGCACGGTAATTTGAGTTTGGCGGGAATCAGCCATTTGACAGGCAACAGTCCGCTTCCAAATCAAATCGTAAACGGCAAGTTCTCGACCGCCCAAACCAGTTTCTTGAGGGGTGCGGAAGGTGCTACCGGCTGGACGAATTGCTTCGTGCGCCTCTTGTGCGCCTTTAGATTTGGTGGTGTATTGCCGGGGTTGAGGACTGAGGTATTGTTGACCGTAAAGTTTTTCTACAGAACTTCGAGCAGCTGCGATCGCTTGATCTGACAAATGCACCGAATCTGTCCGCATATAGGTAATATACCCCTGCTCGTACAAATTCTGGGCAACGCGCATTGTGTCACGGGCTGAGAGGCGCAATTTCCGGTTAGATTCTTGTTGCAGCGTTGAAGTGGTAAACGGTGGCGACGGTTTGCGCGTCACTGGGCGTTCCTCCATCTCGGTAACACTCCAGGTTTTCCCTGTTAAGCGTTCCTTGAGGGCTACAGCTTGGTCTTCGTTGAGCAACAAGACATTGCGACCTGCGGTAATTTGTCCGGTCGCTGCGTCAAAATCACTGCCGTTAGCGATTTTGGTTCCTGCTAATGTCACCAACTGGGCAGCAAAGGGGGGTTTTTCTTTTGAGAAACTGGCTTTCAGATCCCAGTATGTACCCTCATGGAAAGCGCGGCGTTGGCGTTCCCTAGTGACTAAAAGTCGGACAGCTACAGATTGCACTCGCCCAGCAGATAATCCCCAGGCGATTTTTTTCCATAACAGTGGAGACAGGGTATAGCCTACGAGCCGATCTAAAATCCGCCGCGTTTCTTGAGCGCGAACCAACTGCTCATCAATATTGCGGCAGTTTTTCAGAGCTTTTTTGATCGCCTCTTCGGTTATTTCGTGAAACACCATCCGTTTAGTGGGAACTTTCGGCTTCAGCAATTGGTATAAATGCCAACTAATACTTTCACCTTCCCGGTCTTCGTCCGTTGCCAGAATCAGTTCATCTACATCCTTGAGGGCATCTTTAAGCTGGGTGACAATTTTCTTTTTGTCTTTCGGGACAACATATATCGGTTCAAAGTCGGCGTCCACATTTACCCCTAGCTGCGCCCATGATTCCCCTTTGACGGCAGCAGGAATTTCACTAGCCGACTGGGGAAGGTCACGCACATGACCCATAGACGCCTCCACCCGATAGCTTGATGGCAGGTAGTTGCGAATGGTACGAGCTTTGGCTGGAGATTCGACAATGACGAGAGTTGACATGGAAATTTTAATAAAAAGAAGAGCTACTAAGCTAAACAGTCAAATTGAGGTAATTTTTGCAAATTGTCAAGAAA
It includes:
- the topA gene encoding type I DNA topoisomerase, with translation MSTLVIVESPAKARTIRNYLPSSYRVEASMGHVRDLPQSASEIPAAVKGESWAQLGVNVDADFEPIYVVPKDKKKIVTQLKDALKDVDELILATDEDREGESISWHLYQLLKPKVPTKRMVFHEITEEAIKKALKNCRNIDEQLVRAQETRRILDRLVGYTLSPLLWKKIAWGLSAGRVQSVAVRLLVTRERQRRAFHEGTYWDLKASFSKEKPPFAAQLVTLAGTKIANGSDFDAATGQITAGRNVLLLNEDQAVALKERLTGKTWSVTEMEERPVTRKPSPPFTTSTLQQESNRKLRLSARDTMRVAQNLYEQGYITYMRTDSVHLSDQAIAAARSSVEKLYGQQYLSPQPRQYTTKSKGAQEAHEAIRPAGSTFRTPQETGLGGRELAVYDLIWKRTVACQMADSRQTQITVQLQVEDAGFRSSGKRIEFPGYLRAYVEGSDDPEAALEDQEVILPNLKVGDHPNCTELEAVGHETQPPARYTEASLVKTLESEGIGRPSTYASIIGTIIDKGYAHLVSNALIPTFTAFAVTDLLEKHFPDIVDPSFTSKMEQTLDDISTGEAKWLPYLQQFYLGEKGLETLVKEQESQIDATKARTVELENLDAKVRIGKYGPYIEVENGEGVITASIPKELTPADLDPKQVEVLLRQKITGPDQVGRHPETGEPIYVKIGAYGPYVQLGDKTDENPKPKQASLLKGVTPETVTLEMAVGLLALPRTLGVHPGTGGKIQASLGRFGPYVVHDQGKEGKDYRSLKAADNVLTISLERALELLSEPKKGRSSTNSKSKAALRELGTHPDDGETINIYDGPYGPYIKHGKTNVSIPEGQTVENITLAEALNLLSAKASTAKSTRKTTKSTTSKSKSTAKSTTSTKKKGAEG